One region of Hydrogenobaculum sp. Y04AAS1 genomic DNA includes:
- a CDS encoding methyltransferase domain-containing protein: MHKFNPEHLHRLDNEERLELFDPEKTLKQFGLKPGYKVLDVGTGAGFYLPYLSKMVGPEGKVYAIDSQPAAVEYAKNKVEKLCLQNVVVLQSEENKIPLPDQIIDFAYMAFVFHELTNPGEFLSELLRVLKPGGLIGIVEWKKEDRDKGPPKEEVPSEWELGLALEDVGVKVGRMVDLGKYCYGVYAMAPDPELEKKMNNPIKIPPSL; encoded by the coding sequence ATGCACAAGTTTAATCCAGAACATTTACATCGTCTTGACAACGAAGAGCGTCTTGAGCTTTTTGACCCAGAGAAAACTCTAAAACAGTTTGGCCTTAAACCAGGTTATAAAGTGCTCGATGTGGGCACAGGAGCTGGTTTTTATCTTCCTTACCTTAGCAAGATGGTAGGCCCAGAGGGAAAAGTTTATGCCATAGACTCTCAGCCGGCGGCGGTGGAGTATGCAAAAAACAAGGTAGAAAAGCTTTGTCTTCAAAACGTAGTAGTGCTTCAATCTGAAGAAAATAAAATTCCACTTCCCGATCAAATAATAGATTTTGCATATATGGCTTTTGTATTTCATGAGCTTACGAATCCCGGTGAGTTTTTATCCGAGCTTTTAAGAGTATTAAAACCAGGTGGTTTGATAGGTATTGTAGAATGGAAAAAAGAGGATAGAGATAAAGGTCCACCAAAAGAAGAAGTACCTTCCGAATGGGAGCTTGGCCTTGCGTTAGAAGACGTTGGTGTAAAAGTAGGGCGTATGGTGGATCTTGGTAAATACTGCTACGGGGTTTACGCTATGGCACCAGACCCAGAGTTAGAAAAGAAGATGAACAACCCCATAAAGATACCCCCAAGCTTATAA
- a CDS encoding class III extradiol ring-cleavage dioxygenase translates to MIYFISHGSPMLLLENNDFTKMLKNQEKRIKSSKYIIVLSSHWLTEEPMISENPYPIMYDFYGFPKELYSIDYKAFTDKNIVDSISSKLHLAKTKRGLDHGAWALLYHMLKDASLPIVQISIPIGKDLDFYIDFGEKLSHFKDEASILFSGGAIHNLMLIKDTTEDWAYEFHDFIKNAVLNHDIKSLKNFKHHRYANIAHPTIEHFIPLFYFIGACQRPTLLYDGFELGNLSLLSFGCIN, encoded by the coding sequence ATGATATATTTTATATCGCATGGGTCTCCCATGCTTTTATTGGAAAACAACGATTTTACAAAGATGTTAAAAAACCAAGAAAAACGGATAAAATCTTCAAAATACATCATAGTACTATCTTCTCATTGGCTTACAGAAGAACCTATGATAAGCGAAAACCCTTATCCTATAATGTATGATTTTTACGGCTTTCCAAAAGAGCTTTATTCTATAGATTACAAGGCTTTTACCGATAAAAACATCGTAGATAGTATATCTTCTAAGCTTCACTTGGCAAAAACCAAAAGAGGTTTAGACCATGGAGCATGGGCTTTGCTCTATCACATGCTAAAAGACGCCTCTTTACCTATAGTACAAATTAGCATACCCATTGGTAAAGATCTCGATTTTTATATAGATTTTGGTGAGAAATTATCGCACTTTAAAGATGAAGCAAGCATTTTGTTTAGTGGGGGTGCCATACACAATCTAATGCTTATAAAAGATACTACAGAAGATTGGGCTTACGAGTTTCACGATTTTATAAAAAACGCAGTTTTAAACCATGATATCAAAAGCCTAAAAAACTTCAAACATCATAGATACGCCAATATCGCCCACCCTACTATAGAGCATTTTATACCGCTTTTTTACTTTATAGGTGCTTGCCAAAGACCAACGCTACTCTACGATGGTTTTGAGTTGGGTAATCTCTCCCTTCTTAGTTTTGGGTGTATAAATTAG
- a CDS encoding nucleotidyltransferase domain-containing protein encodes MDRRIRLKDEEIEIIKEVAIEIFGEDAKVYIFGSRVDLTKKGGDIDIFIETQKEVSLNQEIDFLAKLELKGIERSVDVLIKAKNRDNKPIFEEAKRTGVLIESF; translated from the coding sequence ATGGATAGACGAATAAGGCTTAAAGATGAAGAGATAGAGATTATAAAAGAAGTGGCAATTGAGATATTTGGGGAAGATGCAAAGGTTTATATATTTGGTAGCAGGGTAGACTTAACAAAAAAAGGTGGTGATATAGATATTTTCATAGAAACCCAAAAGGAGGTTTCTCTTAATCAAGAGATTGATTTTTTGGCAAAGCTTGAGTTAAAAGGTATAGAAAGGAGCGTTGATGTTTTAATAAAAGCCAAAAACAGAGATAATAAACCAATCTTTGAAGAGGCAAAAAGAACAGGCGTTTTGATAGAAAGCTTTTAG
- the bamD gene encoding outer membrane protein assembly factor BamD has product MKKYFKVFTLSMVILGASLMVSSCAKVTQKEREQRAINGYIKGSEAFTNGDYSSAEENLKRALKYLENLTPEQIERARFMLAKSYYLDHDYTNAIIYLESFLYYYPNSPEAPQATYMLIKSYYKIAPDAYRDQTYTYKAIDLAKEFLSKYPNNPYDSDVRALIDKARQKIAKHDELIAKFYEDYGFYYPAAERYKDMLINDTQYISKTKTYYRLIKNLLLVPKQAKRYEDKYKDMLKKDEDKLRHAKAQDKPFIEKRIKFWKLQIKRWEDLAKKSRKEGLEYFEKYKKIFGNTPYVSKLERIIKETNG; this is encoded by the coding sequence ATGAAAAAATACTTTAAAGTGTTTACTCTTTCTATGGTGATTTTGGGAGCTTCTTTGATGGTTAGCTCATGTGCTAAGGTAACCCAGAAAGAAAGGGAGCAAAGGGCTATAAACGGATATATCAAAGGCTCGGAAGCTTTTACAAACGGAGATTACTCTTCTGCGGAAGAAAACCTAAAAAGAGCTTTAAAATACCTTGAAAACCTTACCCCAGAGCAAATAGAAAGAGCTAGGTTTATGCTGGCCAAAAGCTATTATCTTGACCATGATTATACAAATGCCATCATATACCTTGAAAGCTTTTTATACTATTATCCAAACTCTCCAGAAGCCCCTCAGGCCACATACATGCTTATAAAAAGCTATTATAAAATAGCTCCGGACGCTTACAGAGACCAAACCTACACTTACAAAGCTATAGACTTGGCAAAGGAATTTCTGAGCAAATACCCAAACAATCCTTACGACTCGGATGTAAGAGCCCTTATAGATAAAGCCAGACAAAAAATAGCAAAACACGATGAGCTTATAGCAAAATTTTACGAAGATTACGGTTTTTACTATCCGGCTGCCGAACGCTACAAAGACATGCTAATAAACGACACGCAGTATATATCCAAAACAAAAACCTACTACAGGCTAATAAAAAATCTTTTACTAGTACCAAAACAAGCTAAAAGGTATGAAGATAAGTATAAGGATATGCTAAAAAAAGATGAAGACAAGCTTCGTCATGCAAAAGCCCAAGACAAACCATTTATAGAAAAACGTATAAAATTCTGGAAACTTCAGATAAAAAGATGGGAAGATTTAGCAAAAAAATCAAGAAAAGAAGGTTTAGAATACTTTGAAAAGTATAAAAAAATATTTGGCAATACACCTTACGTATCAAAACTGGAGAGAATAATAAAAGAAACAAATGGATAA
- the rsfS gene encoding ribosome silencing factor, with translation MDKLKLIKTLLEDKKAEDISVLDVRKHTNIADYFIIATANSSVHAKALAEHLEKELKNRDINIDHVEGLNEHAQWILIDLLDIIVHIQTKEAREYYNLDWLWSNAERVSL, from the coding sequence ATGGATAAGCTTAAACTTATAAAAACGTTGTTGGAAGATAAAAAAGCAGAAGATATATCGGTTTTAGACGTTAGAAAACACACGAATATAGCCGATTATTTTATAATAGCTACTGCCAATTCAAGCGTTCATGCAAAAGCTTTAGCAGAACATTTGGAAAAAGAGCTAAAAAATAGAGACATTAACATAGACCACGTAGAAGGTTTAAACGAACATGCTCAATGGATATTGATAGATTTGCTAGATATTATAGTGCATATACAAACCAAAGAGGCTAGAGAGTATTACAACCTTGACTGGCTTTGGTCAAATGCAGAGAGGGTAAGCTTATGA
- a CDS encoding response regulator transcription factor — translation MSLKALIVEDDELLLETLEKGFRHEGFEVDIAKDGFQALQKAKTNSYDIIILDVVIPKIDGVKVCKQLRLQSEIPIIMLTAKSQLEDKLEGLEAGADDYITKPFSFKELIMRVKTVLRRYNKVQEEKIVLKDLTMDLKDFKVFYKGKAINLTPKEFELLKVLAQNPNKTIRREVLLNKVWGIASDYDSNIVDVYIKNIRNKLEDKPPKLILTIRGRGYMLSTEQS, via the coding sequence ATGAGCCTTAAAGCTCTTATAGTAGAAGATGATGAGCTTTTACTAGAAACGTTAGAAAAGGGGTTTAGACACGAAGGATTTGAAGTAGATATAGCAAAAGACGGCTTTCAGGCTCTTCAAAAGGCAAAAACAAACAGCTACGATATCATAATTCTCGATGTTGTAATTCCCAAAATAGACGGTGTAAAAGTATGTAAACAGTTAAGACTTCAAAGTGAAATCCCCATTATTATGCTAACGGCAAAATCTCAGCTAGAGGATAAGCTAGAGGGCCTTGAAGCAGGAGCAGACGATTACATCACAAAGCCCTTTTCTTTTAAAGAACTCATAATGAGGGTAAAAACCGTTTTAAGACGTTATAACAAAGTGCAAGAAGAAAAGATAGTTTTAAAAGACCTCACAATGGATTTAAAAGATTTTAAGGTATTTTATAAAGGAAAAGCTATAAACCTTACACCAAAAGAGTTTGAGCTTTTAAAAGTTTTAGCTCAAAACCCAAACAAAACCATAAGAAGAGAAGTGCTTTTAAACAAAGTATGGGGCATAGCCTCCGATTACGATTCAAACATCGTAGATGTCTATATAAAAAATATCCGTAACAAACTAGAAGATAAACCCCCAAAGCTTATCCTCACCATAAGAGGAAGAGGTTATATGTTAAGCACAGAGCAAAGTTGA
- a CDS encoding endonuclease MutS2, producing the protein MREYELKKLEFHKIKENLKIRTHSVASLEYIENIKPIPKEELLQEQKLVECFMRLLRQRENILYSFDDISKSLKKAMIEESVLGIDEILSIYKVLKIIKDVRKFLVDALDRCDLFNKILKDLGTFQTLEAEIERAIDNSGVVKSEASRDLFEIRKEIKQVEKTITEKLEALFQRPDSDILFSEKLITVRQNRYVVPVKTQSVKRIVGIVHGVSSSGFTTYLEPQIVVDLNNKLAVLRIEEEKEIHLVLKKLTSFIRERANRLLESFNTLVKIDILMAKASFGIEYECSLPSIGDCIELLEARNPIMTILSQNPIPVDIILKDKKGLVLTGPNTGGKTVFLKTLGLSYIMFLHAIPIPASPNSKLPIFDNIFVDIGDEQDISQSLSTFSSHIKNISEILQRSTEKTLILIDELGAGTDPLEGSALGIAILDYIKKLNAFVVVSTHHTPIKLWAVNSDYYEPATLMFDRDTLRPLYKVLYGTIGESMGIEVAKRFGIPKEVILEAQKLLGENTLEYQGVMENLNRLVREYQDKMEILEKHREELELLKRKYESLVEEMEKAKEDAWKNAAKEAQNYLEQLKKEAQEFLVGLKEKASLKDFIKQKQEELKKFEKEEEQQIEVGDWVEFMGGKGRVLEIRQDKAQVMFGDIKAWIKLKDLSKTTKIPRTHTTNISIERFENKKAGMPEINLTGLSVEEAISKLDKFLDSAFASGVKMAKVIHGVGVLKKAVSDYLSSSSYVVFYRDAYPKEGGPGTTIVYF; encoded by the coding sequence ATGAGAGAATATGAGCTTAAGAAGTTAGAGTTTCACAAGATAAAAGAAAACCTTAAGATAAGGACCCATTCTGTAGCAAGTTTAGAGTATATAGAAAATATAAAACCTATCCCAAAAGAGGAACTTTTACAAGAACAAAAGCTTGTTGAATGTTTTATGAGGCTTTTAAGACAAAGAGAAAACATATTATATAGCTTTGATGATATTTCTAAAAGCCTAAAAAAAGCAATGATAGAAGAAAGTGTTTTAGGAATAGACGAAATACTTAGCATATACAAAGTTTTAAAAATTATAAAAGATGTAAGAAAATTTTTAGTGGATGCCTTAGATAGGTGCGATTTATTCAATAAAATACTAAAAGATTTAGGTACGTTTCAAACCTTAGAAGCTGAAATAGAAAGAGCCATAGACAATTCTGGTGTTGTAAAATCAGAAGCCTCTAGGGATCTTTTTGAGATAAGAAAAGAGATAAAGCAAGTAGAAAAAACTATCACGGAGAAACTAGAAGCTCTTTTCCAAAGACCCGATAGCGATATTTTATTTTCTGAAAAGCTTATCACAGTAAGACAAAATAGATATGTGGTGCCTGTAAAAACCCAAAGCGTCAAAAGGATAGTGGGGATAGTGCACGGTGTTTCTTCTTCTGGTTTTACCACATATTTAGAGCCCCAGATAGTGGTGGATTTAAACAACAAGCTTGCAGTTTTAAGAATAGAGGAAGAAAAAGAGATACATCTTGTATTAAAAAAACTCACTTCATTTATAAGAGAAAGGGCAAATAGACTTTTAGAATCTTTCAATACGCTTGTTAAAATAGATATTCTGATGGCAAAAGCATCCTTTGGCATAGAATACGAGTGCTCATTACCTTCTATTGGCGATTGTATAGAGCTTTTAGAAGCAAGAAATCCAATTATGACAATTTTATCTCAAAATCCTATTCCAGTGGATATAATTTTAAAAGACAAAAAAGGGCTTGTGCTTACAGGGCCAAACACTGGCGGAAAAACCGTTTTCCTAAAAACCCTTGGACTTAGTTATATCATGTTTTTACACGCTATACCTATACCTGCCTCACCTAATAGCAAACTGCCTATTTTTGACAATATTTTTGTGGATATAGGAGATGAACAAGACATATCACAGTCTTTATCGACTTTTTCTTCTCATATAAAAAATATCTCGGAGATTTTACAAAGATCCACAGAAAAAACGCTGATATTGATAGACGAATTAGGAGCTGGCACAGACCCACTGGAGGGTTCTGCTCTTGGTATAGCAATCCTTGATTATATAAAGAAGTTAAACGCTTTTGTAGTGGTTTCCACTCATCACACACCCATAAAGCTTTGGGCTGTAAACTCTGATTATTACGAACCGGCTACGTTGATGTTTGATAGGGATACCTTAAGACCTCTTTACAAAGTGCTTTACGGCACCATTGGAGAAAGCATGGGTATAGAAGTGGCTAAAAGGTTTGGGATACCAAAGGAAGTTATTTTAGAAGCCCAAAAACTTCTTGGAGAGAATACTTTGGAATACCAAGGTGTTATGGAAAACTTAAATAGACTTGTCAGAGAATACCAAGACAAAATGGAAATATTGGAAAAACATAGAGAGGAGCTTGAACTTTTAAAAAGAAAATACGAATCTCTCGTAGAAGAGATGGAAAAAGCCAAAGAAGATGCATGGAAAAATGCCGCAAAAGAGGCTCAAAACTATTTGGAACAACTTAAGAAAGAAGCTCAGGAATTTTTGGTTGGTCTTAAAGAAAAAGCTAGTTTAAAAGATTTTATAAAACAAAAGCAAGAAGAGTTAAAAAAGTTTGAAAAAGAAGAAGAGCAGCAAATAGAAGTAGGAGATTGGGTAGAGTTTATGGGTGGAAAAGGTAGGGTTTTAGAAATAAGGCAAGACAAAGCTCAAGTGATGTTTGGGGATATAAAGGCTTGGATAAAGCTAAAAGATCTTTCAAAAACCACCAAAATACCAAGAACTCACACTACAAATATAAGCATAGAAAGGTTTGAAAACAAAAAAGCCGGTATGCCAGAGATAAATTTAACCGGGCTTTCAGTAGAAGAAGCTATAAGTAAACTTGATAAATTTTTAGATAGCGCTTTTGCAAGTGGAGTTAAAATGGCAAAAGTAATACACGGTGTTGGGGTACTTAAGAAAGCTGTATCAGACTATCTTTCGTCATCTTCTTACGTTGTATTCTACAGAGATGCCTATCCAAAAGAAGGTGGACCTGGTACCACCATAGTATATTTTTAG
- a CDS encoding mechanosensitive ion channel family protein, producing MDKITITRHLRLEFLGHIFKSREEYGLVVFGFYSILFFGIGFLIGVFLNTVFKSFKTTNKISISPFLIGLWSTFLGAYLSSDYLYITKKAHHVIDRTILFGLIFIGFYILSNIIGEIIALYIKSKTNEVPFSMLKASIVAFVSIIGLFIAFQSIGLSITPLITTLGVGTVVIGLALQDTLSNFLSGFYILVSKNIRVGDYIKFDVYEGYVEDIYWRTTHIRTLSGNVIVVPNSKLTSSVITNYHLPYENMAVVFSFSVGYKEDLERVEKLLIETAKEVVNKVEGADKTYEPVVRYRSFGSSGIDLSLVVKAKEFLNQYLIIHELIKAIKKRFEEENIEIPYQTINVIIKNES from the coding sequence ATGGACAAAATAACAATCACCAGACATCTAAGGTTAGAGTTCCTGGGTCACATTTTTAAAAGTAGAGAAGAATACGGTTTAGTGGTGTTTGGTTTTTACAGTATTTTATTCTTTGGTATAGGGTTTTTAATAGGAGTATTTCTAAATACCGTTTTTAAAAGCTTTAAAACCACCAACAAAATAAGCATAAGCCCGTTTCTCATAGGACTTTGGAGCACTTTCTTAGGAGCTTATCTATCTTCTGATTATCTTTACATCACAAAAAAAGCTCATCATGTAATAGATAGGACTATACTATTTGGTCTTATTTTTATCGGTTTTTATATACTTTCAAACATTATAGGAGAGATAATAGCCTTATACATAAAGTCTAAAACCAATGAAGTACCTTTTTCTATGTTAAAAGCTTCAATAGTGGCATTTGTTTCCATTATCGGGCTTTTTATAGCTTTTCAAAGTATAGGGCTTTCCATAACCCCACTCATTACAACCTTAGGAGTTGGCACCGTAGTAATAGGTCTTGCTCTTCAAGATACCCTATCAAACTTCTTATCTGGGTTTTATATACTAGTTAGTAAAAATATAAGAGTAGGGGATTACATAAAGTTTGATGTGTACGAGGGATATGTAGAAGATATATATTGGCGTACCACCCACATAAGAACTCTTTCTGGAAACGTTATAGTGGTACCAAACTCAAAACTCACATCTTCTGTAATTACAAACTATCACCTTCCATATGAGAACATGGCAGTGGTGTTTTCTTTTTCTGTAGGTTATAAAGAAGATCTTGAAAGAGTAGAAAAGCTTCTTATAGAAACAGCAAAAGAGGTTGTAAACAAAGTAGAGGGTGCAGACAAAACCTATGAGCCAGTCGTAAGATACAGGTCTTTTGGTAGTTCTGGCATAGATTTAAGCCTAGTTGTAAAAGCAAAAGAATTCCTAAACCAATACCTTATAATTCATGAGCTTATAAAAGCCATAAAAAAGCGATTTGAGGAAGAAAACATAGAAATACCATATCAGACGATAAATGTAATAATAAAAAACGAAAGTTGA
- a CDS encoding NAD-dependent epimerase/dehydratase family protein, which produces MEKDKKIVLPGGAGLVGQNLVAFLKEAGYSNIVVIDKHKKNLDILKSLHKDVVAVYGDLSEEGDWERSIEGADVVVMLQAQIGAKTYEPFYKNTIKSTENVLKACKKYNIEYIVHISSSVVNSVADDFYTQTKKDQEKMVLESGIKNVVLRPTLMFGWFDRKHLGWLSRFMKRVPIFPIPGDGKYIRQPLYVKDFCNIIIDCIQTRKEGIYDITGIEKVYYTDIIKAIKKYTKSKTLILNIPYWLFYTLLYIWGIFDPDPPFTVDQLKALVAGDIFEVIDWPNIFNVKPTPFGKAIEETFTHPIYSKVVLEF; this is translated from the coding sequence ATGGAAAAAGATAAAAAGATAGTCCTTCCAGGTGGCGCTGGGCTTGTAGGCCAAAATCTTGTAGCCTTTCTTAAAGAAGCAGGGTATTCAAATATAGTGGTTATAGATAAACATAAGAAGAATTTAGATATATTAAAATCCCTTCATAAAGATGTGGTGGCAGTTTATGGGGATTTATCAGAAGAAGGAGATTGGGAAAGATCTATAGAAGGGGCAGATGTGGTAGTGATGCTCCAAGCTCAGATAGGAGCAAAAACCTATGAACCATTTTACAAAAATACCATAAAATCTACAGAAAATGTTTTAAAAGCCTGTAAGAAGTACAACATAGAATATATAGTACATATAAGCTCTTCGGTGGTAAACTCTGTGGCCGATGATTTTTATACACAAACCAAAAAAGACCAAGAGAAAATGGTATTAGAATCTGGTATAAAAAATGTTGTCTTAAGACCGACCCTTATGTTTGGATGGTTTGATAGAAAACATCTTGGATGGCTTTCAAGATTTATGAAAAGAGTTCCTATATTTCCAATACCAGGAGACGGAAAGTATATAAGACAGCCCCTTTATGTAAAAGATTTTTGCAACATCATAATAGACTGCATTCAAACAAGAAAAGAAGGTATATACGATATTACTGGCATTGAAAAGGTATATTATACAGATATAATAAAAGCCATTAAAAAATATACAAAATCAAAAACTCTTATTTTAAACATCCCGTACTGGCTTTTTTATACGCTTTTATACATATGGGGGATTTTTGACCCAGATCCGCCTTTTACCGTAGACCAACTAAAGGCTCTTGTAGCAGGTGATATATTTGAGGTTATAGACTGGCCAAATATTTTCAATGTAAAACCCACTCCTTTTGGAAAAGCCATTGAAGAGACTTTTACTCACCCTATATATTCTAAAGTGGTTTTGGAGTTTTAA
- a CDS encoding NAD(P)/FAD-dependent oxidoreductase, which produces MKIAIIGGGPMGLAAGYYALKKGYSVDIYEKDNVLGGMSASFNFDGDIIEKYYHFFCKTDLALFELLKELNIYHLLKWKNTTMGFYYKQKLQPFGDPISLLKFDGLDIISKLRYGFLAFYSTKINDWSSLDKKYAIDWVKSIIGEKAYSVLWDKLFSLKFYKYQTKISAAWIWNRIKRVGLSRDNIFKESLGYVEGGVKTIIDGLGKALLEKGANIYLNSPVDKILIENNTLKGIKIKDIVLNYDKVISTIPINILQHLITDEKIASKYKDFTYLDVMCVVIKLRKPFSKHFWININDEDIKIPGIINYSALRKDIKSNIVYIPFYLPKDHELLKKDEAYIKELCKSYLKKINKDLKDEDFLAFSINIYKNAQGVYEPLYLYKLPPINIANNLYALDTTYYYPEDRGFSESVRIAKYVVDRYL; this is translated from the coding sequence ATGAAAATAGCCATAATAGGCGGTGGACCCATGGGTCTTGCAGCTGGTTATTATGCCCTTAAAAAAGGCTACAGTGTTGATATATATGAAAAAGATAACGTATTGGGAGGTATGAGCGCATCCTTTAACTTTGATGGGGATATTATAGAAAAATACTATCACTTTTTTTGTAAAACAGATTTAGCACTTTTTGAGCTTTTAAAAGAACTAAACATATATCATCTTTTAAAATGGAAAAACACCACAATGGGATTTTATTACAAGCAAAAACTCCAGCCTTTTGGGGATCCTATAAGCCTTTTAAAGTTTGACGGGCTTGATATAATATCTAAACTAAGGTATGGTTTTTTGGCTTTTTATAGCACAAAAATTAACGATTGGAGTAGTTTAGACAAAAAATACGCTATAGATTGGGTAAAATCAATAATAGGAGAAAAAGCCTACAGCGTTTTGTGGGATAAGCTTTTTTCTTTAAAGTTTTATAAGTATCAAACCAAAATATCAGCAGCTTGGATATGGAACAGGATAAAAAGAGTGGGACTTTCAAGGGATAATATATTCAAAGAATCCCTTGGATATGTGGAAGGAGGAGTAAAAACGATAATAGATGGCTTAGGGAAAGCGCTTCTTGAAAAAGGAGCAAATATATATCTAAACAGCCCCGTTGACAAAATCCTTATAGAAAATAACACTCTAAAAGGTATAAAGATAAAAGATATAGTGCTTAACTACGACAAGGTGATAAGCACGATACCTATCAACATACTTCAGCATCTTATAACAGATGAAAAAATAGCCTCTAAGTATAAAGATTTTACATACCTTGATGTGATGTGTGTGGTTATAAAACTAAGAAAACCATTTTCAAAGCATTTTTGGATAAATATAAATGATGAGGATATAAAAATACCAGGAATAATAAACTACAGCGCTTTAAGAAAAGATATAAAATCAAACATAGTCTACATACCTTTTTATCTTCCAAAAGACCATGAACTTCTTAAAAAAGATGAAGCTTATATAAAAGAGCTTTGTAAAAGTTATCTTAAAAAGATAAACAAAGATCTAAAAGACGAAGATTTTTTGGCTTTTAGTATAAACATATATAAAAATGCCCAAGGAGTGTATGAACCGCTTTATCTTTACAAACTCCCGCCTATAAACATAGCAAACAACTTATACGCTCTTGATACCACATACTATTATCCAGAGGATAGGGGTTTTTCAGAAAGTGTTAGAATAGCAAAGTATGTGGTGGATAGATACCTTTAG